One region of Quercus lobata isolate SW786 chromosome 2, ValleyOak3.0 Primary Assembly, whole genome shotgun sequence genomic DNA includes:
- the LOC115961486 gene encoding uncharacterized protein LOC115961486 — MASDSLRDSSSVPSFSIVPPTSAVMADEFANNPFFLPANENPGLILTSQPLTGPENYMSWARSVFLALSAVNKFGFVNGSIPEPDPTSPLFNSWSRCNTTILTWLTNSLSPDLKASVMYINSAKDLWIDLKDRLSQDNTPRLFKLQKEISHLVQGSLSMSSYFTKFKTLWDEFVNYQPFTVCTCACVYGSKLS; from the coding sequence ATGGCTTCAGATTCGTTGAGAGATTCGTCGAGTGTACCTTCTTTTTCAATTGTACCACCTACAAGTGCAGTTATGGCAGATGAATTTGCTAATAATCCTTTCTTTTTACCAGCAAACGAGAATCCTGGTTTAATTCTCACATCTCAACCTCTCACTGGTCCTGAGAATTACATGAGTTGGGCAAGATCTGTGTTTTTGGCCTTGAGTGCTGTAAACAAGTTTGGATTCGTGAATGGTTCAATTCCAGAGCCAGATCCAACCTCACCTTTGTTCAATTCTTGGAGTAGATGCAACACTACAATCCTCACATGGCTGACCAATTCACTTAGCCCTGATCTTAAGGCAAGTGTGATGTACATCAATTCTGCAAAAGACTTGTGGATTGATCTTAAAGATAGGCTATCTCAGGACAACACACCAAGATTATTTAAGCTTCAAAAGGAGATTTCACACTTGGTTCAAGGTTCACTCTCGATGAGTTCCTATTTTACCAAATTCAAGACTTTGTGGGATGAATTTGTCAATTATCAACCTTTCACAGTTTGCACTTGTGCTTGTGTTTATGGTTCTAAGTTATCTTAG